TGTCCGAAGTTTCTTTTAGGACTGCTCTCGTATGAATCATCATATCTATGAAGTCATTACTCAGCGTCTTTTCTTCATTATTTTCACTCTCTTGACTTTGCTTGAACTTCACCTCCAGCTCCACTAAAGATTTGTCCGAGTTGGAGAAAGCATCCCCAATCTGATTGGATTCCCGTCTTAGATACTTTCCGTAGCTTTCTTCTCCATCCAGGTCAAAAGAAATACTTTTCCCAATGCCCTCCAGAACTCTGTCTGCATCCTCAATTTGTCTTTTCATGATTATAAATTCATCCCTTAGGGAGATAATCTGACTTTCTACTGAGGGACATTGCCTGTTATTAGTCACTTTGAACAGCATCTGGCATTTCTCCGGCTCATCGTTTTCTTCAAAATCTCCATCTGGCACAAAATAGTGGTGCAAGGTCCCATTAGTTATCTCTGGTTGTAAAGGACCATCATAGTAGCCTTGGCATAACTTGCATAAGACTCCAATCCAAAGTAACTGAAGCTGCAGCATCATAGAAAGGGTTAAAATATCACAGTGAGATATAAACCAAAtttaaggtgttttttttaaaacGTTTAAGATCGTCACCACAATCTTAAGGGATGAATTGTAATGCTTAGGCAACAAATCCACGCTGGCTACTTCATCCAATCTTCAAATTCCAAATATACTTCATTGAGGGCAGCAAAACTTACAGGGATCGTCTAGTGAAATCTGTAAGCTCCTGGTATGTCCACTGTCCAAGATCCCAGCTGAGTCATTaatgtttgggggggaaaaaaaagctctCCCCACTATAAAATCATCAGCAGTCTAATTGAAAAGACGACACCAGGATGCTGTCCCTCTCAGATACACAAGACAGCTGTTTCTCTGTCTGCTTTCTTTGTAGGTCGTGAAGAGAATGCCCAAAATCTATGTGAACGAAAGAAGGATCTCTGCAATCAAATAgccttctgtgcgtctgacactGCAAGC
This portion of the Microcaecilia unicolor chromosome 4, aMicUni1.1, whole genome shotgun sequence genome encodes:
- the FIBIN gene encoding fin bud initiation factor homolog, yielding MMLQLQLLWIGVLCKLCQGYYDGPLQPEITNGTLHHYFVPDGDFEENDEPEKCQMLFKVTNNRQCPSVESQIISLRDEFIIMKRQIEDADRVLEGIGKSISFDLDGEESYGKYLRRESNQIGDAFSNSDKSLVELEVKFKQSQESENNEEKTLSNDFIDMMIHTRAVLKETSDISVGLRDKHELLSLTIRSHGTRLSRLKNEYLKV